The DNA window TACTTACAGATGTTATTTTCATTTTATTCACTATAGGCAAAACCAATTTGATACAATTTATTTTCTGGTTTTACATAGTCCTTCCCTTTATAATTTGGATTAGCAACAGGATAGCCATAAACTAATGAAGCTTTGCGCGGTGGTTGCAATAATTTTTCTTGAATTGTTGAAAGTGCAGGAATCTTTTCTCCTCTTCTTCTTTTTTCTTTATTTTCCTCCATTAAATCTTCAATATCTTTTACTTTTTCTTGTTTTACTAAAATTCAAATTTTATTCTCTTTGTATCATTTTACAATTTTTTTATATTCATTATAACTAAATTGCTTAGGTTCACTACCAGAATAAAAACGATTAGTATCTTTATTTCAGTCAATAACATGATCTTTTCACATTATTCAACCAGTCTTTCCTTTTGTCATCATTGTTTCAGTTTGTTCTAAAGTTTCATTAAAGTTATGAAAACCATAGCCTGTAAAAGAATTACCTGTTCATAGATTCATATAATTCGTAGATTTAGGATCTCATATTTCTTCAAAACAAGTTGCAACTACTCAATATCTTTTATCAGAACCATTTCGATAAATTTCAAAACCATATTTATTATTTTTTAGAACTACTTCTTTTTGAGTAACTTTAACAACTTTAGCTTTAAATTTGTTTAAAACTAATTGAATCTCTTCTTGAGTTAATTTAATTCTTACTTCTCCACGAGACATCTTTATTCTTGCTTTTGTTTCATTTAATTCCTTATAAGATGTCATTCTTTTGTGAGCAAAAGAATTGAGAATATTTAATTCAGATTTCGGGTCAGGAAAAACAAAATCATTAGTAACTAATTCAGGTTCTAATTCTGTTGTCTGAGTAATTTCATTTTGTTTTTTTAGTTTAGAAATAATACTTGAAGCACTTTTTTTGCTATCTTCTAAACCTTCAATTATAACTTCACTTGATTTTTTTTTTGGTTTATCTGATTCAAACACAAGTTCTTGTGTTGGTTCCTTTGTTGATTTGTGTTCGTTTAAGTCAAGAGTTTGTGTTTTTTCATAAGATGATGGAGTTTTTGTTAAAGAGGGCATTTTTGGGTCATGGGGATCTAAAGGTTGATAATTATATATATTTTTAAAATCTTTATTTGCCATTTTTAATACCTCCTTCTCATTTTCTAAAATTAATATCCACTATCTTGTCTATTAAAATTTATTTCATTTTTTTTATTGTAAATATTGATAATTTCATCAGTTGTTATTTTTAAAATATACATTATTGATAAAAATTCATCTAATAAATGATCATAAGATTCAAGATTAAATTTTTCTTCAAATATTAAAGTCTTTCTATAAACATTAATACTTCATGTATCAATATTGCTAGTCTTTATAATTTTATTATTAAATTTTAAAAAGTCAAAATTTACATCAATTCCCAAACTAATAATAAAGTGTAGACAATCAATTAATTCTTCTAATATTACTGATCTTTCACTTGCTGGTTTATTTGACCAATATTTGAATTCTCTATATTCATTAATAAATTCTGAAACCTCAACAAGAAATGCAATTATTTTCTTTTTAATTATTTTCTTATCAACTACTATCTTTTTTGTATCAATAATATACTTATCTAAAAGTATTTGTTTTTCTTTTAAATAAATTAAATTTTCTTTTGTTAACATTTTTTTCTCTCCTATATAAAATAATTTTAGTTTAAAAAAATGATAGTAGCCTATCATTTTTTATTTTTTTTAAAAACCTGGTTTTTTTAGCAATTTAAACATATTTGCCTTATAGACTTCAACTCCTGGTTGATTAAAAGGATTGATTCCTAATAAATATCCACTCATTGCACATGCTTTCATAAATCAATAAGCTGCATAACCAAACATCTCAGCATCCATCTTATCAAATTCTAATATTATATTAGGAACTTCTCCAGTATTTGCGTGGGCATCAATTACACCTTCAAGCGCGACCTTATTAATTTCATGAAATGTTTTACTTGTTAAATAGTTTAAACCATCTAAATCTTCACTATTTTTTGGAATTTTTAAATCAAGATTTGGTTTTTTAACATCTATTATTGTTTCAAATAATATATTTTTTGTACCCTCTTGAATAAATTGTCCTAATGAATGTAAATCTGTTGAAAAAATGCAACTTGTTGGAAATAAACCTTTACCATCTTTACCCTCTGATTCACCAAATAATTGTTTTCATCATTCTGTAAATGTTTGCATTTGTAATTCATAACCTACTAAAGTTTCTGCTTTATAACCTTTTTGAGTATGCAAAATATATCTTGCTATTGCATACTTATAAGCTTCATTATTAATGTTTTTTGTATCTTGCATAGCTTTTTTAGCTCCCTTAAAGATATCATCAACATTAACTCCTGCTACTAATAAAGGAAAAATACCTACTGGTGTAAATACTGAAAATCTTCCACCGATATCATCTGGGATTGTAAATGTTTCATAGCCTTCTGCTGTTGCAAGTTGTTTTAAAGCACCTTTTGCTTTATCAGTTACTGCAACAATTCTTTCCTTTGCATTTTGCTTACCTTTTAGATCAACTAAAAGCTTTTCAAATACTCTAAAAGCTATTCCAGGTTCTGTTGTAGTTCCTGATTTTGATATATTTACAATTCCAAACTCTTTATCTTTAATATAATCAACTACTTGTTGAGTATATGTAGATGATATAGTATTTCCAATATAGATTAACTCTACTTTATCTTTTGTATACAAACCTCTGATCATTTCATCAGCTGCACGTGCTCCTAAATAACTTCCCCCAATTCCTACAACTAGAAGAATGTCAATTTTATTTCTAAGCTCTTGTGCCACTTTTTTCATTTTACTTAATTCATTTTTATTAAATTCAACTGGTCAATTGTTTCATCCTAAAAATTCACAACCTTCACCAGTTTTATTTTCAATCATATCATGTACTTCTTTAATTTTTGTTTCCCTAAATTTATTAATATCATTTTTAATTTTTGATTCATTCAAATTCACTTTTATCATATTGCTAATACTCTCCTTATTGTTACTTTGATTCTACGCTATTTTTTAAATTATCAAAACCACTTTTTGTTTCTGCTATTTTGGTTTCAGATGATTTTAATAACTGCGGTCTATTTGCTTTGTAACTCAATTTAACTTGTTTTTTGTCTTCTAAATATTCAATAACTTCGACTTCATATGATTCATTAATCACTAAGAACTCGTCGATATTTTTAACAAAAAAATCAGATATTTCAGAAATGTGAATTAGTCCTTTAACTATTTCATTCTCATCTTGAATTTCACAAAAAGCACCGTAGTTAACGATTGCTGTAATCTTCGCTTCTACTTTTTGTCCTTTATTCAACATCCTATTGCTCTCCTTACAAAATAATTATAAACTTAAATTATTGTAGAAATAATAATTTTGAAAAAAATTATTAAAAGAAGGTGATTTTTTGGAAAAAAATAATTTAGAAGAAAAAGTTAAAGCAACACTTGAGCAATTGCGAATGTATATTACGCAAGATGGTGGAGATATGGAATTTGTTGCAATAAAGGATAGACTTGTTTACATCAGACTTAAGGGTAATTGTGTTGGATGTGGCCTTACAGAGTTAACTTTTAAAGAAGGTGTTGAGGGAGTTTTAATTGAAGAATTTCCCTATGATATTGATGGTGTTGAACTTGTAATGTAACTTGAAATAAAATGGACTAGGAGACTTATTTTATGATTTTTTTAACATATGGAATGGAAATAACTAATACTATTTTAACAGCCATTTCAACAGTAACTGTTTTTGCAGCATCTTTGTTAATACCTTTTTTAGTAAAAAAATATAATGATAAAAAACAAAAATTAGATATAGCTGAAAAGGCAATTTTGGATGCCTTTGATAAATATTTTTCAGATGAGTATTCAAAAAATGATTTTGAGTGATATCTAGCAGAAGTAAATGCAATTTTGAAACGTTATGAAATAAATTCTTTTTTATGCACAAATTGTAAAAAGAAATGTAACTCAAAAAAATATATGCTTTGATTTGAAAAAGTAGATAAAACAATTCCTGAAATAAATAATTTTTCATTTAAAACAGGAAGAATGAGTTTTAAAATAGAATTAACTACGTTATTTTGCTATAAATGTACTAAGAAAAAAGTAACAAAAAAAGCATTAACTAATTAAAAATATATTTAAAAAACGCTAGCAATAAGCTAGCGTTTTTTTTAGTTAATATTTTTATTTGTTTTATTTGCACTTAAATTTTTTTGAATTGCTACATATTTAATATTAGACATCTTATTGAAAAAAATTGAAATAAAAACTGTTCCAAAATTACCAGCAAGTGTACCTGCTATAAATATTGGATAACCAACTATTGTTGGGTCAATTTGAGGATAAGGAATTAATGGTAATGTCTCATTAGTTTCAATATTCAATTTTAATAACATACTCATTCTTAAAATAATATAAAATGAATAAATACCTACAAATATTAAATTAAATCAACAATATTTTTTAATAAATAATTTATCTTCAACTTTTTCATTTTGATAAATAAAATAAAATGCTAACACAATAATTGGAGTTAGAATATGCTCAATTATTGATTTGGTTTTACCATATCAAGTATCAAAACCAATAATATCTCCCTTTTGAACTATAAATGTAACATTAAATAATATAAAAATTACTATATTTAAAGTCGTAATTGAAGTATGAGCATTTTTGCCCACCATTCATTTAGCCATACTTTTATTGTGAATGTGAATTCAATTTATTAAACCAAAAAAAGATGTCATAATAGCTACTCATACAGAGAAATAAATTGATTGCTCAATAATAGCAACATCAAAGTTACTTTTTTTCGGATCATAAACTGTTCCACAAATAAGATCTAATAGGACTGCAAAAAGTAATGCTAAAGTACATCATACATAGAAAAAATAGTTAAATCATTTCTTAATTTCGTTTTTTTTAGACATAAATATTTCTCCTCTTGATGACTTCTTAACCTACAGAACCTTCCATATCCATTTTTATTAGCTGATTTAATTCAACTGCATATTCTAAAGGTAATTCCTTTGTAAAGGGTTCTAAGAACCCCATAACAATTATTTCTAAAGCTTCTTGTTCATCAAGTCCTCTACTCATTAGGTAAAATAATTGCTCTTCACTTACTTTCGAAACAGTTGCTTCATGTTCAATTTGAGATTGATTATTATGAACCTTATTTTGAGGAATTGTATCTGAGTGTGATTGATTATCTAAAATTAAAGTATCACATTCTACTCTTGCTTTTGAATTTATAGCTTCAGGACCAATATAGGCAAGCCCTCGATAATTTGCAGTTCCTCCTTGGAAAGTAATAGACTTAGACACAATTTTTGATTTAGTTTCTTTCCCTAAATGAATCATTTTACTTCCAGCATCTTGATAA is part of the Spiroplasma cantharicola genome and encodes:
- a CDS encoding dUTP diphosphatase, producing MLTKENLIYLKEKQILLDKYIIDTKKIVVDKKIIKKKIIAFLVEVSEFINEYREFKYWSNKPASERSVILEELIDCLHFIISLGIDVNFDFLKFNNKIIKTSNIDTWSINVYRKTLIFEEKFNLESYDHLLDEFLSIMYILKITTDEIINIYNKKNEINFNRQDSGY
- a CDS encoding glucose-6-phosphate isomerase, translating into MIKVNLNESKIKNDINKFRETKIKEVHDMIENKTGEGCEFLGWNNWPVEFNKNELSKMKKVAQELRNKIDILLVVGIGGSYLGARAADEMIRGLYTKDKVELIYIGNTISSTYTQQVVDYIKDKEFGIVNISKSGTTTEPGIAFRVFEKLLVDLKGKQNAKERIVAVTDKAKGALKQLATAEGYETFTIPDDIGGRFSVFTPVGIFPLLVAGVNVDDIFKGAKKAMQDTKNINNEAYKYAIARYILHTQKGYKAETLVGYELQMQTFTEWWKQLFGESEGKDGKGLFPTSCIFSTDLHSLGQFIQEGTKNILFETIIDVKKPNLDLKIPKNSEDLDGLNYLTSKTFHEINKVALEGVIDAHANTGEVPNIILEFDKMDAEMFGYAAYWFMKACAMSGYLLGINPFNQPGVEVYKANMFKLLKKPGF
- a CDS encoding S1 RNA-binding domain-containing protein, giving the protein MLNKGQKVEAKITAIVNYGAFCEIQDENEIVKGLIHISEISDFFVKNIDEFLVINESYEVEVIEYLEDKKQVKLSYKANRPQLLKSSETKIAETKSGFDNLKNSVESK
- a CDS encoding NifU family protein yields the protein MEKNNLEEKVKATLEQLRMYITQDGGDMEFVAIKDRLVYIRLKGNCVGCGLTELTFKEGVEGVLIEEFPYDIDGVELVM